DNA from Marinagarivorans cellulosilyticus:
TGTAGGCACGGCTATTATTAATTGCTGATATTGATTGGCGTAAAGCGAGTTTTTTATTCGTCCTCATCAAAGCGGTTGTTAATAAGCTCTACTACAGAGGCTACAGCGAGGTCAGCATCGCTACCTTCGGCAGTTATGGTAATGTCGGTTCCTTTACAAGCCGCCAAAAGCATAAGCGACATAATGCTTTTGGCATCAATCGCTTTGCCATTGCAGCTAACGGTAACTTTGCTACTGAATTGATTGGCTGTATTGGCTAGTTTGCTGGCTGCTCTTGCGTGTAGGCCTAGCTTGTTGCAAATCGTTGTTGTTTGTTCGCTCATTGTTTGGCCACTAAATGCGCTATGGGTTGCGCTTGTCCTGCTAATTGACGGTGACGCACTTGTACATTGCCATAGGTATTTTTAAACACTTTCGTCAGGTGTTCTGCCAAAAATACTGAGCGGTGCATGCCACCGGTACAGCCAATGGCAACAGTAAGGTAGCTTCGGTTATTGGCCTGAAAAGAGGGCAGCCACTTTGATAAATATGCAGCAATATCATCTGCCATTGCCATAACCTCGGGCTGTTCTGATAAGAAGGTCTGTACGGGCTCTTCTAGGCCGGTAAAACCTCTAAGCTCGGGTTTCCAAAATGGATTAGGCAAACAGCGCACATCAAAAACAAAGTCTGCATCTACTGGCATGCCGTATTTAAAACCAAAAGATTCAAAGCTTAAAGCGGCACTTTTACTGTCTTCGCCAACCACTTTTTTGCGAATCACACTGCGCAATTCGTGCAAGGTTAGAGTGCTGGTATCTAGCGTAATATCGGCAAGTGCGGCGACGGGTTCTAGAATGGCGCGCTCGCTATCGATAGCCTGCTGCAGGCCTGTTTTGTCGTTAGAGAGCGGGTGTTTGCGTCGTGTTTCGCTAAAGCGTTTAAGTAATACGGTATTGCTGGCGTCTAGGAAGATGGTGGTAAATTGTGAGGCCTCGAGCTGGCAGGCCTGGATAATGCTTGGGTATCGGCTTAAATCTCCACCAATATTGCGGGCATCAATACCTACGGCTAAAAACAATTTACCGTTATCCACGCTTTTCATTTGAGTGATTAATGCGGGTAGTAAGCTCACTGGCAGGTTGTCGATACAGGTATAGCCGCAATCTTCCAAAAGCTGTAAAGCCGTTGATTTGCCTGAGCCAGAGCGCCCGCTAACAACAACAAACTGCATGGTAACCTCCTCGTGAAATAATGGTAAACATGAAAATAGTCTGGCGCCACGGTTGGTCAATTAATTTTTTGCTTCACAGTGTAGAGTACAATTATGACCTTCAGGTGCCCTATAGCCGTTCTTTTAACTTTCTTTGAATGGCGCGACGGCTGCAGTGTATAGGGCATTATTGCTACCGGCACCGCGTAATGTTTTTGCGTAATCGGTGCCTTGCAGTGCCTCAGCCAGCGCAGCTAAATTTTGTAAATGATCGTTGTCTGCGTCCTCTGGGACTAGCATGGCAAAGATCAAATCAACCGGTGTGTTATCTACCGAGTCGAAATCAATGGCGTTATTGAGCGTCATTACGGCACAAATAGAAACGCCACCGGTTGGAAAACGGCAATGAGGGATGGCAATACCCTCGCCAATGCCGGTCGAGCCAAGCCTTTCTCGTGTAATTAATTGTTGGAACAAATCATCTGCTTTTAACGCAGGTACACTGCTGGATATTAATTCAGCCAGCGCCTCAAGGGCGCGCTTTTTACTGGTACATTCGGTGCCGCACAGTACACGGTTCGCCGATAGCATTTTCTCTAGTGGCATAGATAACTCAGCCTTATAGCACTTAAAGCCAACTATTATACAAGTTGCTTGCGCTCGTTCGAGGGTGGAATTTGTAATGATTCTCGGTATTTTGCAATGGTTCGTCGCGCAACCTTAATACCTTGATCGGCCAGTAATTCTGTAATTTTAGAGTCGCTTAAGGGTTTTCGGGTATTTTCGGCAGCGACTAATTTTTTAATAATGGCGCGAATGGCTGTAGATGAGCACTCGCCGCCGGATTCGGTTGCCACGTGGCTGGAAAAAAAGTATTTAAGCTCGAAAATACCTTGCGGAGTGTGCATGTATTTTTGTGTTGTTACGCGTGAAATTGTCGATTCATGCATTTCGACCATTTCGGCAACGTCATGCAAAACCATTGGCTTCATGCCTTCGGCACCATGCTCCAAGAAGCCCTGCTGGCGTTCGACAATACAAGTGGCAACCTTAAGCAGTGTTTCGTTGCGGCTTTGTAGGCTTTTTAAAAACCAGCGCGCTTCTTGTAGGTTGTCTTTTAAATAGGTGTTGTCGCTGCTGCTATCGGCACGCTTAACCAGTGAGGCGTAATCAGAGTTGATTTTTAATTTTGGCGCAATGTCTGGGTTAAGTTGCACTTGCCAGCGGTTATTAGCCTTTGTAACAAATACATCGGGTACGACATATTCAGTGCTTGATTCGCTGATGGCGTCGCCGGGTTTGGGGTTTAAGCTTTGAATTAAAGCAATAGCGGCTTGAAGCTCGGGTTCTTTGACTTTGAGCTTGCGCATTAATTGTTTGAAGTCGCGGCTGCCGAGTAGCGGCAGGTAATCGGCGACGAGCGCTTTGGCTGTGGCAAAGCCGGGGGTGGATTCCGGTAGTTGTAACAGTTGTAGGTACAGGCATTCGCTAATGTTACGGCTGGCAACCCCTGGTGGGTCAAACTGCTGTACGCGGCGCAATACGGCGGCGACTTCGTCGTCTTCAAGGTCGGGGAAGACTTTCTGCATGCCCTCGAAGATGTCGTCCAAGGTTTGGCTTAGCATGCCAGAAGGTTCGACTGCATCAATAATCGCGGTTGCAATCTCGCGGTCGGTATCGCTCATGGGCGTGAGGTTTAGTTGCCACATCAGGTGGTCTTGTAAGGTTTCGGCGCTGGCGTTGCGCGAGTCGTAATCGAAATCTTCGTTTTCGGGGCGCGATAGGCCGCTGCCACTCGAGCCGCTTTGGTAGATGTCGTCCCAGCTGGTATCAACCGCTAAATCTGTGGGGATATTTTCGCTCCAATCGTCGCTGGCGGCAGGCTCGTTGGCATCATTGGTATTTTCTGGACTTGTTTCGGCAGCTTTTACAGGCGTCTCGCTATCGGCGGGTAATTCTGATTGCGCATTGCTTGCGCGTTCGGCATCGCCGCTGCTATCGCTAGCACCACTGTCTTCAGTGACTTCTAGCATCGGGTTATTTTCAAGAGCTTCTTGAATTTCGTTTTGCAGATCGAGAGTCGAAAGTTGCAATAGGCGTATTGCCTGCTGCAACTGAGGCGTCATGGTCAGCTGAGTGCCGAGTTTGAGTTGCAAAGAGTGCTTCATCGAAGAATAAATCCATCAAGTTTTTTGCTCTGCACAAATTGAGAGCGTCTTAAAGTGATTGTAGTCATCCCTGCGATGTACTGCAATGGCCTGTAAAAGCAAACTTTAGGCCATATCGAAAAAATCTAATGGTTGCGTGCTAGCGCTCAAATCGTCTAATGAATATTGACTTAAAGCTTGAAGTCTTGCCCAAGGTAGACTTCCTTGACTTTCTCGTTTTCCAAGACCGTATCCGGCGACCCGGAAGCAATAATGTGGCCTTCACCTACGATGTAGGCTTGTTCGCAAATATCCAGTGTTTCGCGAACGTTGTGATCGGTAATTAGCACGCCTATACCTCGGTCCCGAAGGTGCGAAACAATATGCTTAATGTCGGAAACCGAAATAGGGTCTACTCCGGCAAAAGGTTCATCGAGCAAAATAAATTTTGGGTCGGCCGCTAAAGAGCGGGCGATTTCAACGCGGCGGCGCTCTCCACCGGACAGGGCCATGCCGAGGCTGTCTTTGATGTGGGTAATATGGAACTCTTCTAAGAGTTTATTGGCTTCTGCAATGCGGTCTTTGCGCTTGAGGTCTTTGCGGGTTTCTAAAATAGCTAGCAGGTTTTCGGTGACGGTCAGCTTCCTAAAAACGGAGGCCTCTTGTGGTAGGTAGCCTAAGCCCAATCTTGCGCGCTCGTGCATGGGCTTGCGGCTAACGTCTTTACCATCGATAAACACTTGCCCATGGTCGGCGCGCACTATGCCGGCAATCATGTAAAAACAGGTTGTTTTACCCGCGCCATTGGGGCCGAGCAAGCCGACAATTTGGTGGGTGTCTACACTCATGGAAACATCTAAAACGATTTTTCGGGCGCCATAGCTTTTGGCGAGGTTTTTTGCCTCAAGAGTGGCCATTATCGATTCCTGTTACTGCGCTTTGGTCGGGTGTGGTTGGCATATTTGGCGTTTCGCGCTTGTCGTCTAGCTGGCCTTGCGTGGCGTTTTCTGGGTTGGTCTGATTGCTTTTCGGATCGTTAACTTCACTATCGGGCAGTTCGCTGCGCAGTGCTTTGGGAGGAATAACCATGCGTACGCGGCCGCTATCTTTATTGTTGCTATCCGCTTTCACAACAGACTTGCGCACATCGTATTCAATCGTTGTTCCCGACAAGCTAGTCCCTTCTTGCTGAAGGGATGCACCTTCTAATAGCCGTAAGGTTTCTTGGTCGATGCGGTATTCCAATATGTTGGCCTTAGCGACTACCTTGCCGGCTTTATCGCTGGGCTTTTGTTGGTAGGCGGCAGGCTTGCCTTTGGCAATAATTTTGGTGACTTTATCTTTGGTGTTGTAAATCACAATTTCGTCGGCGTTAATACGCATCGAGCCTTGTGCCATTTCAACCTTGCCGGAGTAGGTGGTTGTGCCGGCTAGCTCGTCGCGCTCGGCGCTGTCTGCGTCGATGGTAATGGGTTGGCTGCGGTCGCTTTGCAGGGCGACGGCATTGGCGCCGACACACAGTAGTGTAGCGGCAACCATTTTACTGAATAGGTTCATGCTGTCCTCGCACGTTGGCCAGTAACTTGATGCGTTGGGTGATCATATCGACCTCTAAGCCGTCGGCATCAATAGTGCCGTTTGAGCTTTCGATATGTACATGCGCATCGGTGCTGATGCGTTTTTGGTGTGGGAAAATATCAATACTTTCGGTGCTGAGTTTTGTCGTGATGGTTGCCGCATCTTTTTCGGTTTGCCAAACTTCCACGTCATCCCACAAAATAAGCTTTTCTCCGTGCGCCATCACTTTGCCTTGTTTAGCGGTGACAAACCAAGGCTCGGGTTCGCCGTAGAGCGTCAATTTAGGTGCAGTAATCAGCATGTAATCTTCATCTGACGTGTTTTGGGTATCGGCGCGGAAGTGTTTGAGCGTAACGGCATCAAATTCGTAACTGAGCTGGCCGTTTTCGTCAAAGTGGCTGGTACGCGCATCGTGTAGCACGGCATAAGGAAACCGTTCAAACGGGGATTCGACTTTTGCGAGCGGGTTCAGTAGCTCAGGGCGGCTG
Protein-coding regions in this window:
- the lptA gene encoding lipopolysaccharide transport periplasmic protein LptA: MNLFSKMVAATLLCVGANAVALQSDRSQPITIDADSAERDELAGTTTYSGKVEMAQGSMRINADEIVIYNTKDKVTKIIAKGKPAAYQQKPSDKAGKVVAKANILEYRIDQETLRLLEGASLQQEGTSLSGTTIEYDVRKSVVKADSNNKDSGRVRMVIPPKALRSELPDSEVNDPKSNQTNPENATQGQLDDKRETPNMPTTPDQSAVTGIDNGHS
- a CDS encoding HPr family phosphocarrier protein is translated as MSEQTTTICNKLGLHARAASKLANTANQFSSKVTVSCNGKAIDAKSIMSLMLLAACKGTDITITAEGSDADLAVASVVELINNRFDEDE
- the rapZ gene encoding RNase adapter RapZ, which encodes MQFVVVSGRSGSGKSTALQLLEDCGYTCIDNLPVSLLPALITQMKSVDNGKLFLAVGIDARNIGGDLSRYPSIIQACQLEASQFTTIFLDASNTVLLKRFSETRRKHPLSNDKTGLQQAIDSERAILEPVAALADITLDTSTLTLHELRSVIRKKVVGEDSKSAALSFESFGFKYGMPVDADFVFDVRCLPNPFWKPELRGFTGLEEPVQTFLSEQPEVMAMADDIAAYLSKWLPSFQANNRSYLTVAIGCTGGMHRSVFLAEHLTKVFKNTYGNVQVRHRQLAGQAQPIAHLVAKQ
- a CDS encoding RNA polymerase factor sigma-54, whose amino-acid sequence is MKHSLQLKLGTQLTMTPQLQQAIRLLQLSTLDLQNEIQEALENNPMLEVTEDSGASDSSGDAERASNAQSELPADSETPVKAAETSPENTNDANEPAASDDWSENIPTDLAVDTSWDDIYQSGSSGSGLSRPENEDFDYDSRNASAETLQDHLMWQLNLTPMSDTDREIATAIIDAVEPSGMLSQTLDDIFEGMQKVFPDLEDDEVAAVLRRVQQFDPPGVASRNISECLYLQLLQLPESTPGFATAKALVADYLPLLGSRDFKQLMRKLKVKEPELQAAIALIQSLNPKPGDAISESSTEYVVPDVFVTKANNRWQVQLNPDIAPKLKINSDYASLVKRADSSSDNTYLKDNLQEARWFLKSLQSRNETLLKVATCIVERQQGFLEHGAEGMKPMVLHDVAEMVEMHESTISRVTTQKYMHTPQGIFELKYFFSSHVATESGGECSSTAIRAIIKKLVAAENTRKPLSDSKITELLADQGIKVARRTIAKYRESLQIPPSNERKQLV
- a CDS encoding PTS sugar transporter subunit IIA translates to MPLEKMLSANRVLCGTECTSKKRALEALAELISSSVPALKADDLFQQLITRERLGSTGIGEGIAIPHCRFPTGGVSICAVMTLNNAIDFDSVDNTPVDLIFAMLVPEDADNDHLQNLAALAEALQGTDYAKTLRGAGSNNALYTAAVAPFKES
- the lptC gene encoding LPS export ABC transporter periplasmic protein LptC, whose translation is MKNWVYISLICVITMTVVLLWDSRPELLNPLAKVESPFERFPYAVLHDARTSHFDENGQLSYEFDAVTLKHFRADTQNTSDEDYMLITAPKLTLYGEPEPWFVTAKQGKVMAHGEKLILWDDVEVWQTEKDAATITTKLSTESIDIFPHQKRISTDAHVHIESSNGTIDADGLEVDMITQRIKLLANVRGQHEPIQ
- the lptB gene encoding LPS export ABC transporter ATP-binding protein, which encodes MATLEAKNLAKSYGARKIVLDVSMSVDTHQIVGLLGPNGAGKTTCFYMIAGIVRADHGQVFIDGKDVSRKPMHERARLGLGYLPQEASVFRKLTVTENLLAILETRKDLKRKDRIAEANKLLEEFHITHIKDSLGMALSGGERRRVEIARSLAADPKFILLDEPFAGVDPISVSDIKHIVSHLRDRGIGVLITDHNVRETLDICEQAYIVGEGHIIASGSPDTVLENEKVKEVYLGQDFKL